One window of Novipirellula aureliae genomic DNA carries:
- the yajC gene encoding preprotein translocase subunit YajC: MILSTLLAQDATAAPAADAVSREPTFVEQLFANPLLPIVVVIFLFYTLLLAPERRRKAEEAKLLASLKKNDRIVTVGGIHGTVVSVTADSDVVTIKCDESGNTRLKMNRSAISTIVNPNKET; this comes from the coding sequence TTGATTTTATCCACTTTGTTGGCTCAGGATGCTACTGCTGCGCCCGCTGCCGATGCGGTGTCCCGCGAGCCGACATTTGTCGAGCAGCTGTTTGCCAACCCGTTGTTGCCGATCGTTGTCGTCATCTTTTTGTTCTACACCCTGCTATTGGCTCCCGAACGACGGCGCAAGGCGGAAGAAGCGAAATTACTGGCTTCACTAAAGAAAAATGACCGTATTGTTACTGTTGGCGGGATCCACGGGACGGTGGTTTCGGTGACGGCTGACAGTGATGTGGTGACCATAAAATGCGACGAAAGTGGCAATACCCGTCTGAAAATGAACCGTTCGGCGATCTCGACGATCGTCAATCCCAATAAAGAGACCTAG
- the secD gene encoding protein translocase subunit SecD, with translation MNPMLLVAQTREVASSVTKGISWEQYGALAVAVAVIVLPFVIGGFLAKKAKMPTYGTRFGLVLLAIIASAAVLLNKLPGLGVDLRGGTILVYEIDQSKNIGSNDQTGQRQKIISEDLIEPLSRRINPSGTQEIVIRPYGESQIEIIVPEVDQREVDRIKQVIDTAGILRFAILANRADHQRIIDLAIEQSESDFQSDRTRPFVQDVNGDVVGVWVRVDQEVEETDGIRPLRVNVGDAIVRNPSTGQLIDLPMSVRGEGGESKIVRWYQSQGLKSIETLMIIDPLLDVKGEDLAFAASTFDQNGAPAVAFNLTDAGSGKFFALTTNNAPKGTRQRQLGIVLDDTLLSAPNILQPIRKEGRITGNFTREEVDQLVQILKAGQLPAALTPQPIAENQIDATLGADTIHKGVFAIGSSLIIVLIFILFYYRFAGLVACIALMLNLAMILATMVLINQPLTLPGLAGLVLTVGMSVDANVLIFERIREELKKGAAARMAIRNGFSKATVTIVDANLTTLITAIVLYAIGTDQIRGFAVTLILGIVYSMFTAIYMSRTFFDVAERRGILTLSMSDGVNSLRSMLTSGADLDFMGKRKLALAISSLLMIVGAASIFARGKTMFDIDFAGGSSVQFRLDKPTETDTVRDIVSKTMIGADDKPIQYTVNGVSMDDVTDQTVYKVDSSFEKVEQLKAAISKAFAEEPSVNLVTYTINITATDPNETSLFYRNRGSDRNGTMLAVMRPQALPETTAEEIVETAAEETDTEGDSGPGELSAGEIVFSTSMIELGITGEEVGAKANAAALIESLTEAAETVGVPLNARAIELTPMGDGVEDWNPESSLGFSNWKIRLPLAFEQAEAVLDQVKKTLGNDPVWISSSSVGGQVAGDMIGRAFGALFGSLLCIIGYIWFRFQRVMYGLAAVAALLHDVLITLGAIAISYWLSDALGFLLIDPFKISLTVVAALLTIIGYSLNDTIVVFDRIRETKGKAPHLTSEMVNSSINQTLSRTLLTSLTTLLVVVLLYVLGGEGIHAFAFSLVVGVLVGTYSSVFVASPVLLWLIQRREQPKAA, from the coding sequence ATGAATCCAATGTTGCTTGTCGCACAAACTCGCGAGGTGGCATCGAGTGTCACCAAAGGTATTTCCTGGGAACAATATGGTGCATTGGCGGTCGCGGTCGCCGTCATCGTCCTGCCATTTGTGATCGGGGGTTTTTTGGCAAAAAAGGCCAAGATGCCGACCTATGGCACCCGTTTCGGTTTGGTTCTGCTAGCAATCATTGCCAGTGCAGCGGTACTGCTTAACAAGTTGCCTGGACTCGGGGTCGACCTTCGCGGCGGTACGATTTTGGTTTACGAAATCGATCAAAGCAAAAATATCGGATCAAACGACCAAACCGGCCAGCGTCAAAAGATTATCTCCGAAGACTTGATCGAGCCACTGTCACGGCGTATCAACCCCAGCGGCACACAAGAAATTGTGATTCGCCCCTACGGTGAGAGCCAAATTGAGATCATTGTTCCCGAAGTCGACCAACGTGAAGTCGACCGCATCAAGCAGGTGATCGATACAGCGGGGATTTTGCGGTTCGCGATTCTGGCCAATCGTGCCGACCATCAACGCATTATCGACTTGGCGATCGAGCAGTCCGAAAGCGATTTCCAAAGCGATCGAACTCGCCCCTTCGTCCAAGACGTCAATGGTGACGTTGTCGGAGTGTGGGTGCGTGTGGACCAGGAAGTCGAAGAAACAGACGGAATTCGTCCGTTACGAGTGAACGTGGGCGACGCGATTGTTCGCAACCCCAGCACGGGGCAATTGATCGATTTGCCGATGAGCGTTCGTGGCGAAGGTGGCGAATCGAAAATTGTTCGGTGGTACCAAAGTCAAGGTCTCAAGAGCATTGAGACGTTGATGATTATCGACCCGCTTTTGGATGTCAAAGGCGAAGATTTGGCGTTTGCTGCGAGTACCTTTGACCAAAATGGTGCTCCCGCGGTCGCATTCAATTTAACCGATGCAGGCAGCGGAAAATTCTTTGCGTTGACGACCAACAACGCTCCGAAGGGAACGCGACAACGCCAACTTGGGATCGTGCTCGATGATACGCTGTTATCCGCTCCGAACATTTTGCAACCGATTCGCAAAGAGGGCCGCATTACCGGCAACTTTACACGGGAAGAAGTCGACCAATTGGTGCAGATTTTGAAGGCAGGTCAATTGCCCGCCGCCCTGACACCTCAACCGATCGCCGAAAATCAAATCGATGCAACGCTCGGTGCCGATACGATCCACAAAGGGGTCTTTGCGATTGGCTCGTCACTGATCATTGTGCTGATCTTTATCCTATTCTATTACCGCTTCGCGGGTCTCGTCGCCTGTATCGCCTTGATGCTGAACTTGGCAATGATTTTGGCGACCATGGTACTGATCAACCAACCGCTGACGCTGCCGGGATTAGCGGGTCTGGTTTTGACCGTCGGTATGTCGGTCGATGCGAATGTGTTGATTTTTGAACGAATACGCGAGGAACTGAAAAAGGGGGCCGCCGCCCGAATGGCGATTCGCAACGGTTTCTCCAAAGCAACCGTGACGATCGTCGATGCGAACTTGACCACCTTGATTACGGCCATCGTTTTGTATGCGATCGGGACCGACCAAATTCGCGGATTTGCCGTGACGTTGATTCTCGGTATCGTCTATTCGATGTTCACCGCGATCTACATGTCACGAACCTTCTTTGACGTTGCCGAACGTCGCGGAATCTTGACGCTAAGCATGTCGGACGGCGTCAACTCGCTTCGTTCAATGCTCACCTCGGGTGCGGACCTCGATTTTATGGGCAAACGAAAACTGGCCTTGGCGATTTCGAGTCTACTGATGATTGTCGGTGCCGCATCGATTTTTGCTCGCGGCAAAACCATGTTCGATATCGATTTCGCTGGCGGTTCGTCGGTGCAATTCCGACTCGACAAACCAACCGAAACCGACACCGTCCGTGATATCGTTAGTAAGACGATGATTGGTGCTGATGACAAGCCAATCCAATACACCGTCAACGGTGTCAGCATGGATGATGTCACGGACCAAACTGTCTACAAGGTGGATTCATCGTTCGAAAAGGTCGAGCAGCTCAAGGCCGCCATTTCCAAAGCATTCGCTGAGGAGCCGTCCGTCAACTTGGTGACCTACACGATCAACATTACCGCTACCGACCCGAATGAAACGTCCCTTTTCTATCGTAACCGTGGCTCGGATCGCAATGGCACCATGCTGGCGGTTATGCGACCTCAAGCATTGCCAGAAACGACTGCAGAAGAGATTGTGGAAACGGCTGCAGAAGAAACGGATACGGAAGGTGATTCTGGTCCCGGTGAATTGTCCGCTGGCGAAATCGTCTTCAGTACTTCAATGATCGAACTGGGTATTACCGGTGAAGAGGTTGGGGCGAAGGCGAATGCTGCTGCACTCATTGAATCGCTAACGGAGGCAGCTGAAACGGTCGGTGTGCCTCTCAATGCTCGTGCCATTGAACTGACCCCAATGGGTGATGGCGTTGAAGATTGGAATCCAGAATCGTCATTGGGCTTTAGCAATTGGAAAATCAGGTTGCCGTTGGCCTTTGAGCAAGCGGAGGCCGTGCTAGACCAAGTCAAAAAGACACTCGGAAACGACCCGGTTTGGATCAGCAGCAGTAGCGTTGGTGGCCAAGTTGCCGGTGACATGATCGGGCGAGCGTTCGGTGCCTTGTTCGGTAGCTTGTTGTGCATCATCGGATACATTTGGTTCCGATTCCAACGCGTCATGTACGGACTCGCGGCGGTTGCAGCTCTTTTGCACGACGTGCTCATCACGCTTGGTGCGATTGCAATTAGTTACTGGTTGTCCGACGCCCTTGGCTTTTTGCTGATTGACCCCTTCAAGATCAGTTTGACGGTTGTCGCTGCACTTTTAACGATCATCGGCTATTCGCTTAACGATACGATTGTGGTCTTTGACCGGATTCGCGAAACGAAGGGCAAGGCCCCCCATTTGACGAGCGAGATGGTCAACAGCAGTATCAATCAAACGCTGAGCCGAACCCTGCTAACGTCGTTGACAACGTTGTTGGTGGTGGTCCTGCTTTACGTGCTTGGCGGCGAGGGTATTCACGCATTCGCATTCTCGCTCGTGGTCGGCGTCTTGGTAGGGACATACAGTTCGGTCTTCGTCGCAAGTCCTGTTCTGCTATGGCTGATTCAGCGAAGAGAGCAACCCAAGGCGGCCTAG
- the glgX gene encoding glycogen debranching protein GlgX: MTSDIGKGTSYPLGATLTASGVNFSVHSKSCSAMELLLFDHVDDIKPARVIRLDGDTNRTFHYWHVHVNGARAGQVYAYRCDGAYLPEHGMRFDNQKILLDPYGRAVAVPRLYDREAAARPGDNTPYAMKSVVADLSLYDWEGDAPLRHPFNKTIIYEMHVGGFTQHPTSGVSENMRGTYRGLIEKIPYLKDLGITAVELLPVFQFDPQEAPPGLTNYWGYNPVSFFTPHLGYGSTQSPIEVLDEFRDMVKALHRADIEVLLDVVYNHTAEGGDNGPTFCFRGLENPAYYILESRPPEAKNRSHYANFSGCGNTLNGNHAVVRRMILSSLRYWVEEMHVDGFRFDLASVLSRDTEGHPQADPPILWDIETDPVLSGTKLIAEAWDAAGLYQVGSFFGDHWKEWNGRFRDDVRSFVKGDPGKTGTYAKRFLASPDIYGYRNREPEQSINFVTSHDGFTLNDLVSYNTKHNEANLEGNRDGHNENLSWNCGVEGPTDDPAVERLRIKQIKNFLTINVLAFGVPMILMGDEVRRTQLGNNNAYCQDNEISWFDWSRLTQHADIHRFLKKLIQYRKSLPARKDTKLSLNEVIARAKVRWHGPVLDHPDWSQDSRTVAFTIETPDKWYHLIFNAYWEPIHFELPRVPAAFKDWNRHIDTHEPSPGDIGIAVPVSGRRFYAVQERSTVVLTANRKSISG; the protein is encoded by the coding sequence ATGACAAGTGACATTGGCAAGGGCACCTCTTATCCGCTCGGGGCAACCCTAACCGCCAGCGGCGTTAATTTCAGCGTCCATTCGAAAAGCTGCTCTGCGATGGAGCTATTGCTGTTTGATCATGTCGACGACATCAAGCCCGCTCGAGTGATTCGGCTTGATGGCGACACCAACCGCACGTTCCACTATTGGCACGTCCATGTTAATGGTGCTCGTGCCGGCCAGGTCTATGCGTATCGTTGCGACGGTGCGTATCTGCCCGAACATGGCATGCGGTTTGACAACCAAAAGATCTTGCTCGATCCCTACGGCCGGGCCGTTGCCGTCCCTCGCCTTTACGATCGCGAAGCCGCCGCACGGCCGGGTGACAATACTCCCTACGCGATGAAAAGTGTCGTCGCCGACCTGAGTCTGTATGATTGGGAAGGCGATGCACCGTTGCGGCACCCTTTTAACAAAACGATCATCTATGAAATGCACGTTGGTGGGTTTACGCAGCATCCCACGTCCGGCGTTTCCGAAAACATGCGTGGTACTTACCGAGGCTTGATCGAAAAGATTCCCTACTTAAAAGACTTGGGGATCACTGCCGTTGAGCTACTTCCGGTCTTCCAATTCGATCCGCAAGAAGCGCCACCGGGATTGACCAATTACTGGGGCTATAATCCGGTTTCATTTTTCACACCCCATTTGGGTTACGGATCGACGCAGTCCCCCATTGAAGTGCTCGATGAATTTCGCGATATGGTCAAAGCACTCCATCGGGCCGACATCGAAGTCTTGTTGGATGTCGTCTACAACCATACCGCCGAAGGAGGTGACAACGGGCCGACGTTTTGTTTCCGCGGTCTCGAAAACCCGGCTTACTACATCCTAGAAAGTCGGCCTCCGGAAGCAAAAAACCGCAGCCACTACGCTAACTTTAGTGGTTGTGGAAACACGCTTAATGGGAACCATGCCGTTGTCCGTCGGATGATTCTCAGCAGCCTACGATACTGGGTTGAGGAAATGCACGTCGACGGGTTTCGCTTCGACTTGGCGTCCGTATTGTCTCGCGATACGGAGGGCCATCCTCAGGCCGATCCTCCGATTTTGTGGGACATTGAAACCGACCCGGTACTCAGCGGCACGAAGCTGATTGCCGAGGCCTGGGATGCCGCCGGGTTGTATCAAGTCGGCAGCTTTTTTGGCGATCATTGGAAAGAATGGAACGGGCGTTTTCGCGATGATGTACGGTCGTTTGTCAAAGGGGACCCAGGGAAAACCGGAACGTATGCAAAACGGTTTCTGGCCAGCCCCGATATCTATGGGTATCGAAATCGCGAGCCCGAACAGAGCATTAACTTTGTCACCTCCCACGACGGCTTTACTCTCAACGACTTGGTCTCTTACAACACCAAACACAATGAGGCCAACCTCGAAGGCAATCGGGACGGCCATAACGAGAATCTAAGCTGGAACTGTGGCGTCGAAGGACCGACGGACGATCCAGCGGTCGAGCGATTGCGGATCAAACAGATCAAAAATTTCTTGACGATCAACGTCTTAGCTTTCGGCGTTCCAATGATATTGATGGGCGACGAAGTACGGCGCACGCAGCTTGGGAACAATAATGCCTATTGCCAAGACAATGAGATTAGCTGGTTCGATTGGAGCAGGTTAACCCAGCACGCCGACATTCACCGATTCTTAAAGAAGTTGATCCAATACCGAAAGAGTTTGCCCGCTCGCAAAGATACAAAACTGAGTTTGAACGAGGTCATCGCACGCGCCAAGGTTCGTTGGCACGGCCCCGTCTTGGACCACCCCGATTGGAGCCAAGATTCGCGTACGGTTGCCTTTACCATTGAAACACCTGACAAATGGTATCACTTGATATTCAATGCTTACTGGGAACCCATCCATTTTGAGTTGCCTAGGGTGCCCGCAGCATTCAAGGATTGGAACCGGCACATCGATACCCATGAACCATCACCAGGTGATATTGGAATCGCTGTTCCCGTTTCGGGCCGTCGTTTCTATGCGGTCCAAGAACGGTCAACGGTCGTTTTGACTGCCAACCGGAAATCGATAAGCGGCTAG
- the nusB gene encoding transcription antitermination factor NusB, whose amino-acid sequence MSTRRRAREIVLQLLYEADVNDPRDEEDSLKFIRSRLQGRKKLVAFANELLTGTLANRESIDSQLSKLAMNWTLPRMAVTDRNVLRLGAYEILFGDTPGRVAVNEAIVLAKRYGDKNSPRFVNGVLDRLYKNHESKPESVTDR is encoded by the coding sequence ATGTCCACTCGCCGCCGCGCTCGCGAGATCGTATTGCAATTGTTGTACGAAGCGGATGTCAACGATCCTCGCGATGAAGAAGATTCGTTGAAATTCATCCGTTCGCGGTTGCAAGGCCGCAAGAAGTTGGTCGCTTTTGCGAACGAATTGTTAACGGGCACACTGGCCAACCGCGAATCGATCGATTCGCAATTGTCAAAGTTGGCGATGAATTGGACGCTGCCGAGAATGGCGGTGACCGACCGAAACGTGCTGAGACTTGGTGCCTACGAGATTCTATTTGGTGACACACCAGGCCGTGTGGCGGTCAACGAAGCGATTGTGTTGGCAAAACGCTACGGTGACAAAAACAGTCCGCGGTTCGTTAACGGCGTACTCGATCGCCTTTACAAGAATCACGAATCAAAGCCAGAGAGTGTTACCGACCGGTGA
- a CDS encoding EVE domain-containing protein, giving the protein MTIKYWLMKSEPNTYSIDDLAAQTDKTTCWEGVRNYQARNLLRDEIAVGDRVLFYHSACKQPAVVGTAVVSKAGYPDPFQFDPKSNYFDPKSDPNNPRWYLVDITLESKFDRPVTLAELRELARSGRASIKDMVLLQKGSRLSVQPVRKKEFDTILKMSRGV; this is encoded by the coding sequence ATGACGATAAAATATTGGTTGATGAAAAGTGAGCCGAACACCTATAGCATTGATGACTTGGCGGCTCAGACGGATAAAACCACTTGTTGGGAGGGGGTTCGCAACTACCAGGCCCGAAATCTGCTGCGAGATGAGATTGCGGTCGGCGATAGGGTGCTCTTCTATCACTCGGCATGTAAGCAGCCAGCCGTTGTTGGGACAGCTGTCGTTTCCAAGGCGGGCTATCCGGATCCATTCCAATTCGATCCGAAAAGCAACTATTTTGATCCGAAAAGTGATCCCAACAATCCACGCTGGTATCTGGTGGATATTACGCTTGAAAGCAAGTTTGATCGGCCCGTTACATTGGCGGAACTTCGCGAGCTCGCTAGGAGTGGGCGAGCGAGTATCAAGGACATGGTCCTATTGCAAAAAGGGAGCCGTTTAAGCGTCCAACCCGTCCGCAAGAAAGAGTTCGATACCATCCTGAAAATGTCGCGTGGGGTGTAA
- a CDS encoding ATP-binding response regulator has translation MAKVLLVEDSPTQAVKMRMILQADDHEVRHVPNGRVALEALAEDSLDIVVTDLEMPEMNGLELVEAMVLDYQHIPAILVTARGSEHLAAEALQKGAAGYVPKDHLDKQLNDTITNVLGVIRSDASYAKLISKLKRNVFVFELDNDSELISPMVGLLMQVVSGMDLLGGSDMVRLGVAIEHALLNAMYRGNLELGPDQTPVHRAIVYDDATNDLIQERKSQLPYCDRTVYVEATASENEIRILIRDCGPGFDTTTMLDAAHQDDLDSESGRGLVLMKNFADELVFNDCGNEVTLVKRCGV, from the coding sequence ATGGCAAAGGTACTCTTAGTGGAAGACAGTCCCACCCAAGCCGTCAAAATGCGCATGATCCTGCAGGCTGACGATCATGAAGTACGTCATGTACCCAACGGTCGCGTCGCATTAGAAGCACTTGCCGAAGACAGCCTTGATATTGTTGTGACCGACTTGGAAATGCCGGAAATGAATGGTCTTGAGTTGGTCGAAGCGATGGTGCTCGATTATCAGCACATACCGGCCATTTTGGTGACCGCGCGTGGCAGCGAACATTTGGCCGCTGAAGCACTGCAAAAGGGGGCAGCAGGCTATGTTCCCAAAGACCATCTCGACAAGCAACTCAACGATACGATCACCAATGTGCTCGGTGTCATTCGCTCGGATGCTAGCTATGCGAAGCTGATCTCAAAACTAAAAAGAAACGTCTTCGTATTTGAACTCGACAATGATTCGGAACTGATATCGCCGATGGTCGGTTTGTTAATGCAGGTCGTGTCGGGAATGGATTTGCTTGGTGGGAGTGACATGGTACGCCTGGGTGTGGCAATTGAGCACGCGTTGCTTAACGCGATGTACCGCGGGAATCTTGAGCTTGGGCCCGATCAAACGCCCGTACACCGTGCGATTGTCTACGATGATGCGACCAACGATTTGATACAAGAGCGAAAGTCACAGCTCCCCTATTGCGACCGGACCGTCTATGTTGAAGCGACAGCGAGCGAGAATGAAATTCGGATTTTGATTCGTGACTGCGGACCTGGATTCGATACCACAACCATGCTCGATGCGGCTCACCAAGATGATCTCGATAGTGAATCGGGACGCGGTTTGGTGTTGATGAAGAACTTTGCCGATGAATTAGTTTTCAATGACTGTGGTAACGAGGTGACATTGGTCAAACGCTGCGGGGTTTGA
- a CDS encoding STAS domain-containing protein, whose product MTTKTHFNVSVIENIPVIKLADSKFVDRLMIQETQDELIEYIQIGKPERLVISFEGVKSISSEFITTLLRCNEYVRSVEGDLILSCMSPVVRMAFQVTNLDGNVLRIHNSVINAIDSFRS is encoded by the coding sequence ATGACGACGAAGACTCATTTTAATGTCAGTGTGATCGAGAACATTCCTGTCATCAAATTGGCTGATTCTAAGTTTGTTGATCGACTGATGATCCAAGAAACGCAGGATGAGTTGATCGAGTACATCCAGATTGGCAAACCAGAAAGGTTAGTGATCAGTTTCGAAGGGGTAAAATCGATTTCTTCGGAATTCATCACCACCCTGCTGCGTTGCAATGAATATGTGCGAAGTGTGGAAGGAGATCTTATTCTTAGTTGCATGAGTCCGGTTGTCCGAATGGCTTTCCAAGTAACCAATTTGGACGGAAATGTATTGAGAATCCACAACTCGGTGATTAACGCGATCGACTCGTTTCGATCTTAG
- a CDS encoding response regulator — translation MSDSVRILVVDDSGTQRFLLQSVLRPAGFEIVTAVDGVEAFELVQRDPPDLVVTDLQMPRMDGLQLVREIGQLQLSIPVILTTAAGSELIAAEALHAGAASYVPKSGLSTLLLPTVRRILELKKATQENKALSACLDEVTYQWRLTNDPSLVPDLIGRVESILSELIPFDQSQHMQIAMSLDEAIVNAIVHGNLEINSEIRQLDDGQVYFETIDKRRKTPPYCDRRVLFRIEANRQRVTFTIRDEGPGFCVDGVADATDPANLEKAGGRGLLLMNAFMDELQYNDCGNQLVMTKRLGSVVEEAIS, via the coding sequence ATGTCCGACAGCGTTCGAATTTTGGTGGTAGATGACAGTGGAACCCAGCGGTTTTTGTTGCAGTCGGTGCTCAGGCCTGCAGGGTTCGAAATTGTGACGGCGGTTGACGGCGTTGAAGCGTTTGAATTGGTTCAGCGCGATCCGCCTGATTTGGTAGTCACCGACTTGCAAATGCCACGGATGGATGGTTTGCAATTGGTTCGTGAAATCGGCCAATTGCAGCTCTCCATTCCCGTCATTTTGACGACGGCGGCCGGCAGCGAATTGATTGCTGCCGAAGCGCTGCATGCCGGTGCAGCAAGCTATGTACCCAAGAGCGGATTGTCGACGCTGCTTCTGCCAACCGTGCGGCGTATTCTCGAGCTTAAGAAAGCGACTCAAGAGAACAAGGCGCTGTCGGCTTGTCTCGATGAAGTCACCTACCAATGGCGACTGACGAACGATCCGTCTTTGGTTCCCGATTTGATCGGACGGGTGGAAAGCATCCTCAGCGAATTGATCCCTTTCGATCAATCGCAGCACATGCAAATCGCGATGTCACTCGACGAAGCGATTGTGAACGCGATCGTACATGGTAACTTGGAAATCAATAGCGAGATTCGGCAGCTCGATGATGGACAAGTCTACTTCGAAACGATCGACAAACGGCGAAAAACACCGCCCTACTGCGATCGCCGAGTTCTGTTTCGTATCGAGGCAAATCGCCAGCGGGTGACGTTCACGATTCGTGACGAGGGGCCTGGTTTTTGTGTCGATGGCGTAGCGGATGCGACGGACCCTGCGAATTTAGAAAAAGCAGGCGGACGTGGTTTACTGTTAATGAATGCTTTCATGGATGAGCTTCAGTATAACGATTGTGGCAATCAATTGGTGATGACGAAGCGATTGGGGTCCGTTGTTGAAGAAGCAATTTCATGA
- a CDS encoding PP2C family protein-serine/threonine phosphatase, with the protein MIGNPSPQILLIDDNPDDVVAVQRWLQMSERSYELRVAATLGEAQASIQSQRPDLILLDLTLHESAGLDRLCQVLSFADERPIVVLTGYGDRNMALEAVRMGVEDCVLKHDITRCEHLTQAIDLAIERYRRKLAEHSIVAFENQMNLAQRIQRTLLPIACEPFDRVRWCGRCEPAEQTGGDFYDLMLLPDASLAVMIADVSGHGLGPAMLMMETRAILRAMSLVCDDPGTVLSTTNHVLCQDIRLRYFATLFFGVFSPDRTTLRYASAGHPGYLLRSHFEPMPLTSNDPPLGIVTDKAYVTRTIDTIAVASTLLLFTDGILDFLSDDLEERTFHKAVERANQYSSGSIMEMLDALFANIDCHDGKRDDCSTLLVRTM; encoded by the coding sequence ATGATCGGCAATCCGTCTCCGCAAATTTTGCTAATTGACGACAATCCCGATGATGTGGTCGCGGTACAGCGTTGGCTTCAAATGAGCGAACGAAGCTACGAACTTCGCGTAGCCGCCACACTTGGCGAAGCCCAAGCATCGATTCAAAGCCAGCGTCCTGACTTAATCTTGCTTGATTTAACGCTTCACGAATCGGCGGGCCTTGATCGTCTTTGCCAGGTGTTGTCATTTGCGGACGAACGACCCATCGTCGTTTTGACTGGCTATGGAGACCGCAACATGGCTCTCGAAGCGGTGCGTATGGGCGTCGAAGATTGCGTCCTCAAACATGATATCACGCGCTGCGAGCATCTGACGCAGGCAATCGATTTGGCGATCGAGCGTTATCGTCGCAAATTAGCCGAGCATTCGATCGTTGCCTTTGAGAACCAAATGAATTTAGCTCAGCGCATCCAAAGAACATTGCTACCCATCGCCTGCGAACCGTTTGATCGAGTGCGGTGGTGCGGTCGATGTGAGCCTGCTGAACAGACCGGTGGTGATTTCTACGATCTTATGCTGCTGCCCGATGCCAGTTTGGCGGTTATGATTGCGGACGTCAGCGGCCATGGGCTGGGGCCAGCGATGTTGATGATGGAAACACGCGCGATCCTGCGGGCGATGTCCCTCGTCTGTGACGATCCGGGGACGGTTTTGTCCACGACAAATCATGTGCTTTGTCAAGACATTCGCCTACGCTATTTTGCAACCTTGTTCTTCGGCGTATTTTCGCCCGATCGAACCACCCTACGTTACGCCAGTGCTGGGCATCCAGGTTATTTGTTGCGAAGCCATTTTGAGCCGATGCCGCTCACATCGAATGATCCGCCACTTGGCATTGTCACCGACAAAGCCTACGTCACTCGAACAATCGATACCATCGCTGTGGCAAGCACACTCCTATTGTTCACGGACGGAATCCTCGATTTTTTATCGGATGATTTGGAGGAGCGAACGTTTCATAAGGCTGTCGAGCGAGCCAACCAATACTCGAGCGGCAGCATCATGGAAATGTTGGACGCGTTATTTGCCAATATCGATTGCCACGATGGCAAACGCGACGATTGTTCGACGCTACTGGTGCGGACGATGTGA